The sequence below is a genomic window from Pseudomonadota bacterium.
TACCGATGAGGGAAATAACTACCGTGACGACAGTTGTGAGGATGATATCTTTTTTCCACCTGTAAATCATCTGCCCTGCAAGGACACCGCCTATAGTAAGAAATAACCATGCCATAGGGGCTGCCTTTAATGCAATGGCTGTGCTGACAACAACGTTACCAAAGGCCCCTGCAATGAGAAGCAGGTAGAAATAAATAAAGGAAAGGAGGATGACCCTCGCCCTTGGCGATATCAGCCTATGACTCAAGCCCCCGAAAGAGGCGCCATCGTTGCGCATGGCAACCACGGCGCTGGAATAATCCTGGACCCAGCCTATGAACAATGCGCCGCCGAGTATCCATACGAGTGCAGGAAGCCACCCCCACTGGATCGCGATGATCGGTCCTATAATCGGGGCCGCACCGGCGATTGATTTAAACTGGTAACCAAAAAGAATGTTTTTGCTTGTTGGCATGAACTCTACCCCGTCCATATACATCTTTGCCGGGGTAGCCCTTTTCGGGTCAGATTTGATGATTTTTGTATCTATGTATTTTGCGTAGTAACGGTACCCGATAAAGGCGACAATAAAACCTAAAATCAAGACAACTATTGCATTCATGTTTTACCCCCTTCCCTTTAAGGATTTCAAAAAATACCACTCATACATTTTACTTTTAACATCCTGCCGCTGTATACATATTGTGTTTTAATATTTCTATATTTTGTGCAATGATATTGTCAACTAAAATATTGTTTTTGTTAGTAAAAAAGATAACAAATACATTTTAAAAAATTGACAACCGTAATATATTACTGTTAAGGATTTTATGTGGCTAAACGTTTAAAATTCAGCGGGGATTTGTGCACCACGGCCATGGGCATTATGCCGCACGAGGATGTTCATGCAGCGCTTGATCTTGCTCTCACCATGGACATTCCTTTCTGGCCCCAGTTACCACGATTATCATTTTACGAGGATATGTATGTTCAGGCAATGGAAAATTTTCCCGGTGCTGTAATTGATGAAAGGCATACAAGGATTTATGTTGATACAAACAAATTTATTGACGATATCCCCCGATACCTTGATAATGAAGACAATCCGGCATTTTTCAGGTTGTCTGACAGGTATTCACCTGTGTACAGGGAGTTTCTCTCAAAAGAACTGCCTCATTTTACATCAATCAGAGGGCAGGCCATAAGTCCTGTCAGCCTCACACTGAAAGTTGTTGACGAGAACGATAAACCTATAGTTTATAATGATGAAATGCGTTCCCTTGCATTCTCTTTTATTCAGAAAAAGGTAAATGCCCAGTACAGGGAACTTAAAGAAAAGAACGAGAAGGCCTTTGTCTGGGTCGATGACCCAGGGTTGGAGTTCATTTTTAATGCCATGTGCGGATATGACAGCATGAAGGCAAAAAAAGAGCTGACAGAGTTTTTTGACGGCATCGAAGGCCCGAGGGGACTCCACCTCTGCGGACGGCCTGACTGGGATTTCCTCCTGTCATTGAATATCGAGATACTGTCACTCAATGCATACGCCTTCGGAGACACCTTTGTTACATATCCGGGTACAAAGGATTTTATCGAGAAAGGGAACATCGTAAGCTGGGGGATTGTGCCCACATATTTTGAGGAATTTTCACAGGAGGATGTTAAAACCATTTCGAAAAGGCTTGAGGCAATGTGGAAAGTGCTGGGGAAAAAAGGACTTGATATGGGTTTAATTGTAAAAAACAGCATGCTTGCTCCGGCAACATGCAACCTCCTTAATCCTGATAAAACAGTTACCGTTGAGAGTTCATTCAGGTTGCTCAGTGAGCTTTCGAAGCACTTGAAAGAGAAATACAGGAAGGAAATTAAGAATTATTAAAACGGATTACGCATCACGGAATACGCATCACGGAATACAAAAGGTGTTCATATGAAGAAAATCCACATTGTGTGCAAGAAAAAAAAGGATGATGCAATAAAGCTTGCACGGCATATCATTGATGAATTCGGAAAAGACAATGACATATACCTGGATGAGGAGTCAGCCCGTTCCTTAGGGTACGAAAAACAGGTAGAAATCGAGCATATCGGTGAAGGTGCCAATTTTATTATAGTCCTTGGAGGGGACGGCACTCTCCTGAGTGTCTCAAGACACGGAAGAGGAAATGATGTGCCAATCCTCGGCATAAATCTGGGCAGCCTTGGTTTTCTTACGGAAAGTTCCGTGGAGGAGCTACCTGCCATGCTTAATGCAGTAATAAAGGACAGATACAACATCTCAAAGCGGATTATGATAGATGTGAGCGTAAACCGTGAAAATGAAAAGGTCTTTGAATTTACCATACTTAACGATGCGGTAATTACCAAAGATGCCCTTGCACGGATTATTGATATTGAGACATATGTGAATAACGATTATCTCGCTACCTTCAGGGGAGATGGCCTCATACTCTCAACGCCTACCGGTTCTACAGGATATTCCCTCTCAGCGGGGGGTCCAATCCTGTATCCGTCTCTGAAAAACATTATTGTTACACCCATTTGTCCCCACACGCTCACAAACAGACCTATTATCCTCCCGGAGAATACCAAAATAAGGGCTATTTTACTTTCCAGGGATGAACGTGTTGTACTCACATTAGACGGACAGATCGGATTCCCGCTTGAATATGGCGATGAAGTAGTAGTAAAGCAGTCGTCACGTATCGTAAGCCTCATCAAGTCTTCATCAAAGGGATACTTCGAAATATTAAGAACAAAATTGAAATGGGGGGAAAGGTAGGAATGCTTACCTTTCTCAGGGTGAAAGGTTTTGCCATCATTGACGAGTTACAGGTTGAATTCGAGAACGGCTTTAATGTAATCACCGGAGAGACCGGTGCGGGAAAATCCATAATCATCAATGCCTTGTCCACATTAATGAGTGCAAAGGTGTCCTCTGAGATGGTAAGAAGCAACGTGCCGCAGGCAGAGGTAATGGGACATTTTTTCAAAGGTGATGAAGAATTTATTCTGAAACGGGTTATCAATGCATCGGGAAGATCAAGGGGGTTTCTCAATGATGACCCGGTCACATTGGCCAAACTGGAAGATCTGGGGGAAAGACTTATCAATATTTACGGTCAGAATGAATTCCAGGATCTCCTCGATAAGGGAAGTTACATCGGGGTCATAGATAATCTTCTTTCGCTCAACAGCGAAAGGGGCGCCCTTGCCGTGAAGGTGAAAGAGCTTAAAGAAGTCAGCACAAAACTGGAAATAAAGAAAAGAGAGGTAGACGGCAGGGATAAGGAGAGCGCCTTACTGGAATTCCAGATTGATGAGATTGAGAGGGAAAATATAAAACAGGGCGAGGAAGCGCAGATACGTGAGCAACTCAAAATCCTGAAGGATGCGGAGAAGATTAAAAACTGCCTCCTGGGGATTTCAGAAGGTCTTTATGAGGGTGACGGTTCTGTGCATACGATGTTCAGGACATGTATGGCCTTGCTCAAACCCTTTAGTCATATCGAAGCAATCGAAGGATTAAAAAAAAGGATCGAATCAGTCTCCTTTGATGTGGAGGAAATCCTCATTCATGTTAAGGAAATAAAAAAAAACCTCTCCGTCGACTCTGATGAACTTCAAAACCTTGAAGACAGGTTATCAAGGATATATATACTCAAGGAAAAATACGGAAAGACATATGAGGACATCCAATCCTACAAAGAGGCGGCTGGAAAAAGACTTCTCTATCTCAGAACATTGTCAACGGATATCACAGAGCTTGAAAACAGAAAGGCATTGCTCGCAGAAGAAACCGGGGAGCTTGCTGAGAGGCTTTCTGCGGCAAGGCAGGAAGGCGCCGGGAGGGTTGAAAAATTGATCATCAGTGAGCTGGGTTACCTCTCCATGGAAGGTATACAATTCACAGTTTCTGTTGCCGATAAGGGCGCCATTGATGAAGAAGGGAAGGATGACATAGAGTTTTTAATAAGCACAAACCCCGGAGAACAGCTTAAGCCTCTCAGGAAGATTGCGTCCGGAGGAGAATTATCGAGGATTATGCTCGCCATAAAGCGGGTTATTGGCGGTGATGAGGAAAAAACCCTTATATTTGATGAGATTGACGCAGGTATTGGAGGTAGAGTAGCAGACCTTGTTGGTAAAAGGTTGAAAGAACTTGCAAAATATCATCAGGTAATATGTATTACCCATCTCCCCCAGATTGCCGTATACGGGGATCATCATTTTCTGGTGGAAAAATATCAAGAGAAGGACACAACAACAACAGGCATACGGAGACTCCCGAAGGGTGAAAGGATTTCTGAGGTGGCAAGGATGTTGGGAGGTATTACCATTACTGATTTAACAATCCAAAAGGCAGAGGAGATGTTGCACAATGCTGAGAAAGGCGTCAATTAAGGATATAAAACAGATACACAGTATCGTGAATACGGCCGCATCAAATGGTGAGATGTTGCCGAGATCGCTGGGCGAATTGTACGATAACCTGAGGGATTATTTCGTTTACGTTGAGGATGGGAAGATTGCCGGTACAGGCGCCCTCCATATATGTTGGGAAGACCTTGCCGAGATACGGTCGGTCTGCGTTGTGGAATCATCAAGGAGGACGGGGATCGGCCGGAAACTCGTGAATGCCTGTCTTGAGGAGGCAAAAGAATTCCAGGTAGACAGGATATTTCTCCTTACCTATCAGGATGGATTCTTTAAAAAGTGCGGCTTCAGTGTTGTTGACAAAAAGGATCTTCCACAGAAAATATGGTCGGACTGTATTAAATGTCCCAAGTTCCCCGAGTGTGATGAGATAGCAATGGTTTTGGAAGTGAAAAGTGAAAGGTGAAAGGAGCGGAAAGGGGAAAGGGGAAAGGGGAAAGGATAAGTCCTCCGACCTCAAACCTCAAACCTCAAACATATTTTGGAGTTTATTATGGATTATGAAAAGATAGCCGAAAGAATGGGCAATGCCTTCGATAGCTGGGAGCTTTTCTTTTTAAAAGAAAAGACGAAGAAGTACGAATGCAGGGAAAAGGAATTGTACGGTGTGGAATTGAAGGAGGAAAATGGCATCGCCCTGCGGGGCATTAAAGATAGCAGGATGGTCTTCACATACACCTATGAAAACAGCGATAAAGCCGTCGAGATACTACTTGAGAACAGTAAAGCGCTTTTGCCTTTTATGGAGAAAGATGCCGATGCAGGGTTCCAGGAAAAGTATGAAGGCTACCACAAACTCGACATTTATGATAATGCGGGTCTTGCCTGTGACGATGGATACAAGACTGAACTGCTCATAGACATGGAGAAAACTATCCTCGATTTTGATAAGAGGATCGTGGTTACAAGAAATTGTGAGCTCCAGGAAAGCGACATTCATGTGATGATGATAAACTCCAACGGTTTAAGGGCCGCATCGAAAAAAACGCTTTTTACCCTGTTTGCAATGGCTGTTGCAAAAGGCGAAGACGAAGTCTCATGGTATGACTGGCTGTGGGATCATACCTTCACCAATATTAACGCAAAAACGTTCGGAACAGAGGTAGCACAAAAAACAATTTCATTTCTCTCGAGCACACAGATCGATACAGGTATCTATGAGGGGATTTTAACCCCACAGGCCTCCTGCGATATGCTGGAAATGCTCTCTCAGTCTTTTCTCGGTGAAAGCCTTTATAAAGACAAAACAAAACTCAAAGGCAAAGAAAATACAAAATGTTTTTCAGAGGTCCTCAATATTATGGATTCAGGCCTGAAAGGCATGGACAGTTTTCCCTTTGATGGAGAGGGTACGCCTTCCGGGGAACGGTATATTGTGAAGAATGGCTGCTTTACCTCCTTTCTTTATGACAGCTATTACGGACGTAAATTCGGTTTACCGTCCACTGGAAACAGTGTAAGATGGGGCATAAAAGAGCCTCCGAAATGCGCCCCAAGGTGTTTCTTTATCGAAAAGGGGCAGCGGGATATAATGAGCAGGCTTACTACAAACGGGGTTATCATCGAGGAACTGATGGGAACACATACCGCTAACCCCATAACAGGGGATTTCTCGTTGGGTGCAGTAGGTTACCTGTGCAGGAATGGTGAAAAATTGCCGTTTAACGGTGTTATTTTTTCAGGTAATGTATTTGAATTATTGAACAATGTGAGAGAGGTGGGGAATGATATAAGATTCTATGGAACCTGCGGCTCCCCTTCCCTTTATGTTGAAGGAATAAAAATCAGCGGGATATAACATGAAAAAGATACTTCTTGTTTTTGGTACACGTCCGGAAGCGATTAAAATGGCGCCTGTTGTCAATAAGCTGAAAGAATACAGCGAGCATTTCACCACTATAGTGTGTGTAACGGCCCAGCACAGGGAGATGCTTGACCAGGTACTTTCTATTTTCAACATCACCCCTGACTATGATTTAAATATCATGCAAAATAACCAGAATCTCTTCGATATTACCACAAAAGTCCTGAACGGGCTTAAAGGGGTTTTTGAAGAGGCAAAACCCGATCTTATCATGGTGCAGGGCGATACAACCACAGCCTTTGTTGCAGGTCTTGGGGCATTCTATCTAAAAATCCCGGTTGGTCATGTGGAGGCAGGCCTGAGAACATATGACAAGTACAGTCCATTCCCTGAGGAAAAGAACAGGCATCTCCTCAGCGCCCTCACCGACTACCACTTTGCACCTACTGAATGGAGCAAGTCGAACCTTTTGAAAGAAAATGTGCCGCCGGAAAGGATATGGGTAACGGGAAATACGGTGATAGATGCGTTAATGACAGTCAGCAATCGTCAGTCAGCAGTCGTCAGTCAAAAAAAATGGCTAAGGTATTTTGATAAAGAATTTAACTTAAAACTTAACACTCAACACTCAAAACTGATCTTAGTCACCGGTCACCGCAGGGAAAGCTTTGGAGAAGGATTTGAAAATATTTGCCATGCCCTCAAGACAATTGCCCGTGAAAAAAAAGATGTCATGATTGTGTACCCTGTTCATTTGAATCCGAATGTCCAGCGGCCGGTAAAGGCGATACTGAAAGGTATCGATAATGTGTTCCTGATAGAACCCCTTGAATATGAACCATTCATATTTCTCATGAATGAATCCCATCTCATTCTTACTGATTCCGGGGGCATTCAGGAAGAAGCGCCATCACTCGGAAAGCCCGTTCTTGTCATGAGGAACACGACGGAGAGACCCGAAGGCATTAAGGCCGGCGTTGTGAGGCTCGTTGGGACTGAAAAAGAGGACATTATCCGGAATACAATGGAACTGCTTGACAACCAGATACTTTACAAAAAGATGTCTCAATCGGCGAATCCATACGGGGATGGAAGGGCATCAGAGAGAATAGTGGATATACTTTTACGAGTAATTGTGTGATTGAGTGATTGAACTGCTATTTTATACAATTACTTAATTGCTTAATCGCTTATTCATTTGCATCATGGAGTAGTTGAAAAATAGCTTATGAGAGTAGTTTACGCCATTCGCCATGTAGGTATGACCGGGGGAGTTAAGGTCTTTTTCCAGCATGTCGAGCTATTGAGAAACCTTGGCCACGAGGTTCATCTCGTTGCAAGGTACATTGATGAGACATGGGGATTCAGAGTTACGCCGGAGATAGTTCCTTCATTTGATGATACACATATCCCTGAAGCCGATGCTATTGTTGTGACAACTCCGAAGGATGTTGAAGCCCTCTGGAAGGTGGCGAAAAAGAGGGGGATTCCACTCTTTCATTTTATGCAGGGCTTTGAGCCCGATTATGTCCTCGAGAGAATCCACGGTAAGGTAATTCCTGACAGGTTTCACGGAAAAGACATAACTACAAAGATACAGTACATGAAAAAAATCTGGGGATGGAAGAGGAAGCTCAAAAGATTTGATGCACTTTACAGGATTCCCTCAATAAAAATGGCCATATCTCCCCACCTTGTCCAGGGGGTTGTGAACAGGTATGGCATGGAATGTTATCTCCTCCCCAATGGGATTGACCCGAACGTCTTTTATCCAAAAGAGAAAGGGCTCGATTATTCCGGCACATTGAGGATACTCTCCGTAGGCAATGCGAATATAGAATATAAGGCGATACCTGACATCTGGAAGGCTGTAAAGATTTTGAAAGACCGGGGTGAGAATGTTTTTCTAACGAGGGTTTCGCCCACTGCTATTCCTGAAATTGAGAAAAATGCCGGAGTAGTTGACAGATTTTTTGTGAAAATATCCGAGCAGGATATGGCAGACCTCTACCGGGAGAGCCACATCCTCATATCAGCCTCCACAGAAATCGAAGGTTTCGGGCTGCCCCCTGTTGAGGCTATGAGTACAGGAACACCGGCAATACTCACGAGGGTTTCACCGTTTCTCGCTTTTGATACCGGCCATGATTATGCCTGTTTTGTCAATGTCCACAAGCCGGAAGAGATTGCAGAAGGGGTGATTGCTATAGCGCGGGACAAGACATTACGGGACAGACTTGTAGCGAGAGGGTTTGAGATTGCAAAGAAATATTCGTTGGAAATGGTGGGGGAACATCTGGAAAAAATCCTGCAAAAACACGTTACTGAAAGGAGAATATGAACCATGCTTATCGATAAAAATGCACCAGGAACCCAGGAGAAGGTATTATCGATCCTGCAAAAAATGCCTCCCGGGAAAATCCTTGATGCACCGTGCGGAGAGGGGGCATTATCCCAGCATCTTATCAGTAATAAGTTTGATGTTTTTTGCGTAGATATCGATGAAGCCTATTTTAAACTTCAGGGTGTTCCTTTCACGAAGGTCGATCTCAACAAATCGCTTCCCTTTGAAGACGGGTATTTTGACTATGTGGTTTCCATCGAGGGTATCGAACATCTCGAAAATCCATTTTCATGTATCAGGGAATTTGCAAGGGTACTCAAACCGGGAGGCAACCTGATCATTACAACCCCCAATATCATGTCAATTAAAAGTCGAACCCGTTTTTTCTTATACAGTTACCACGATTTCTTCCGTTTTATTGATATTGATGATAATTTCCGCCATACCCATCCCGGATATACCCATGAACATATCAACCCCATGACCTTCATGGAACTGAGATATGCCCTGCAAAAGGCAGGATTTCACGTAATAGGCATACATACGAACCGCTTTGTTACACCAAAAAAATGGGGTATCATGTATCCCCTCATCAAATCTCTGGTTATTCAGAAAACCAAAAGACGTTTGCCGAAAGATAAAGATTTAGTATCAAAGGAAATTCTTGAAGGGGAAATACTTATACTTCACGCCGCAAAACAATTTTTCTAACTTCTCTTTCTGCATTTCTTTATGCAGTTCTTGCACATAAGGTTTGCATTGTATAATTCATAAAACCTTTCCGGAAATCTGGAATAAAGATATTCCCATTGAACGATAGTAACTATGGACAAAATCAGAATGGAATATGTCCAGAAGGAAGGGGCATAAATTAAAGGTGAAAACGCCATAAGGTATCCCCAGTTGTTAATTCTGCAGGAATTACAGCATTTGTGCTGGATAATAGTTTTGAACGGACACCAGACCGTAATACAGAACTGGTCCATAAAAATGAAGAAGACAACGATGATGCACAGCCACATCGTGTTCAGTAACCCCACAACATGCCAGAAACCCATCATGAGAACAAGCATCGTCCAGTATACGGCAGACCGGATTGCACCGAAATTCATTTTTTTTATATAATCTCTCAATTTTTTCTGC
It includes:
- a CDS encoding NAD(+)/NADH kinase; translated protein: MKKIHIVCKKKKDDAIKLARHIIDEFGKDNDIYLDEESARSLGYEKQVEIEHIGEGANFIIVLGGDGTLLSVSRHGRGNDVPILGINLGSLGFLTESSVEELPAMLNAVIKDRYNISKRIMIDVSVNRENEKVFEFTILNDAVITKDALARIIDIETYVNNDYLATFRGDGLILSTPTGSTGYSLSAGGPILYPSLKNIIVTPICPHTLTNRPIILPENTKIRAILLSRDERVVLTLDGQIGFPLEYGDEVVVKQSSRIVSLIKSSSKGYFEILRTKLKWGER
- the recN gene encoding DNA repair protein RecN, with the translated sequence MLTFLRVKGFAIIDELQVEFENGFNVITGETGAGKSIIINALSTLMSAKVSSEMVRSNVPQAEVMGHFFKGDEEFILKRVINASGRSRGFLNDDPVTLAKLEDLGERLINIYGQNEFQDLLDKGSYIGVIDNLLSLNSERGALAVKVKELKEVSTKLEIKKREVDGRDKESALLEFQIDEIERENIKQGEEAQIREQLKILKDAEKIKNCLLGISEGLYEGDGSVHTMFRTCMALLKPFSHIEAIEGLKKRIESVSFDVEEILIHVKEIKKNLSVDSDELQNLEDRLSRIYILKEKYGKTYEDIQSYKEAAGKRLLYLRTLSTDITELENRKALLAEETGELAERLSAARQEGAGRVEKLIISELGYLSMEGIQFTVSVADKGAIDEEGKDDIEFLISTNPGEQLKPLRKIASGGELSRIMLAIKRVIGGDEEKTLIFDEIDAGIGGRVADLVGKRLKELAKYHQVICITHLPQIAVYGDHHFLVEKYQEKDTTTTGIRRLPKGERISEVARMLGGITITDLTIQKAEEMLHNAEKGVN
- a CDS encoding N-acetyltransferase, with protein sequence MLRKASIKDIKQIHSIVNTAASNGEMLPRSLGELYDNLRDYFVYVEDGKIAGTGALHICWEDLAEIRSVCVVESSRRTGIGRKLVNACLEEAKEFQVDRIFLLTYQDGFFKKCGFSVVDKKDLPQKIWSDCIKCPKFPECDEIAMVLEVKSER
- a CDS encoding metallopeptidase TldD-related protein, with protein sequence MDYEKIAERMGNAFDSWELFFLKEKTKKYECREKELYGVELKEENGIALRGIKDSRMVFTYTYENSDKAVEILLENSKALLPFMEKDADAGFQEKYEGYHKLDIYDNAGLACDDGYKTELLIDMEKTILDFDKRIVVTRNCELQESDIHVMMINSNGLRAASKKTLFTLFAMAVAKGEDEVSWYDWLWDHTFTNINAKTFGTEVAQKTISFLSSTQIDTGIYEGILTPQASCDMLEMLSQSFLGESLYKDKTKLKGKENTKCFSEVLNIMDSGLKGMDSFPFDGEGTPSGERYIVKNGCFTSFLYDSYYGRKFGLPSTGNSVRWGIKEPPKCAPRCFFIEKGQRDIMSRLTTNGVIIEELMGTHTANPITGDFSLGAVGYLCRNGEKLPFNGVIFSGNVFELLNNVREVGNDIRFYGTCGSPSLYVEGIKISGI
- the wecB gene encoding UDP-N-acetylglucosamine 2-epimerase (non-hydrolyzing), coding for MKKILLVFGTRPEAIKMAPVVNKLKEYSEHFTTIVCVTAQHREMLDQVLSIFNITPDYDLNIMQNNQNLFDITTKVLNGLKGVFEEAKPDLIMVQGDTTTAFVAGLGAFYLKIPVGHVEAGLRTYDKYSPFPEEKNRHLLSALTDYHFAPTEWSKSNLLKENVPPERIWVTGNTVIDALMTVSNRQSAVVSQKKWLRYFDKEFNLKLNTQHSKLILVTGHRRESFGEGFENICHALKTIAREKKDVMIVYPVHLNPNVQRPVKAILKGIDNVFLIEPLEYEPFIFLMNESHLILTDSGGIQEEAPSLGKPVLVMRNTTERPEGIKAGVVRLVGTEKEDIIRNTMELLDNQILYKKMSQSANPYGDGRASERIVDILLRVIV
- a CDS encoding glycosyltransferase family 4 protein, with the translated sequence MRVVYAIRHVGMTGGVKVFFQHVELLRNLGHEVHLVARYIDETWGFRVTPEIVPSFDDTHIPEADAIVVTTPKDVEALWKVAKKRGIPLFHFMQGFEPDYVLERIHGKVIPDRFHGKDITTKIQYMKKIWGWKRKLKRFDALYRIPSIKMAISPHLVQGVVNRYGMECYLLPNGIDPNVFYPKEKGLDYSGTLRILSVGNANIEYKAIPDIWKAVKILKDRGENVFLTRVSPTAIPEIEKNAGVVDRFFVKISEQDMADLYRESHILISASTEIEGFGLPPVEAMSTGTPAILTRVSPFLAFDTGHDYACFVNVHKPEEIAEGVIAIARDKTLRDRLVARGFEIAKKYSLEMVGEHLEKILQKHVTERRI
- a CDS encoding methyltransferase domain-containing protein: MLIDKNAPGTQEKVLSILQKMPPGKILDAPCGEGALSQHLISNKFDVFCVDIDEAYFKLQGVPFTKVDLNKSLPFEDGYFDYVVSIEGIEHLENPFSCIREFARVLKPGGNLIITTPNIMSIKSRTRFFLYSYHDFFRFIDIDDNFRHTHPGYTHEHINPMTFMELRYALQKAGFHVIGIHTNRFVTPKKWGIMYPLIKSLVIQKTKRRLPKDKDLVSKEILEGEILILHAAKQFF